A genome region from Fibrobacter sp. includes the following:
- a CDS encoding peptidylprolyl isomerase, protein MLTWINEKAKWVIVIFAAGIVVGLLAMDRVPNTNQSYPVAIVNDHKVSYGEFDTRIKRIVQNQYQGQHLEDEQYAQLRSEVFRSFVRQVMMEGIYEDAELRASVVELKSEFKNNPDAIRARLVQEAQSRLYAIQQQATSQEDLMQRSQAYIASLPKFLVDTNFNKAEFDAWLETPQAFQWGVMLQFEEDLKNATIPSRQLQVLVGASVHPTSLESKWNVDRRMTDYDMDVAYVNANDFAVEEATIDSAMVKGYFNAHVDSFFVEKDEVLFDYVKLPVAATDADDERIREYAMTLYYQLSDTSSTANFEDMARISSEDPGSAENGGMLSQEAGHGAFVEEFEKAALALDSGAISEPVKTRFGYHIIKSYGKTTDSTGAVSAKVGHILLVVNASSETVDSLENVLSGIKTDMAAGKSFADAAKDRNLTVERSEWVGPGDNIAALGYLKGLTSFAWPNENLSEDVGDVSPVLKNNQWVVVATKAKELKAGERDVSVYYDAIKKNLLKKKSAAAAAAYLTSMADKVKAWAPADSAADSTAANAPAEIEKVKIESKSASVEGFIPGFGYANPNVAKVLKNQKEGEWGPVVETDNGAVMIKVKSKKAVDQAALETAIKDDKDNAARFTSMTAFSQYVGDLEKATPVVNNLDLFYKD, encoded by the coding sequence ATGTTAACGTGGATTAATGAAAAGGCCAAGTGGGTCATTGTCATTTTTGCTGCCGGTATTGTCGTGGGCCTTCTGGCCATGGACCGCGTGCCCAACACGAACCAGAGCTATCCGGTAGCTATCGTGAATGACCACAAGGTCTCCTATGGTGAATTCGACACCCGCATCAAGAGAATCGTGCAGAACCAGTACCAGGGCCAACATCTCGAAGACGAACAGTATGCCCAGCTCCGTTCCGAAGTGTTCCGCTCCTTTGTGCGCCAGGTCATGATGGAAGGCATCTACGAAGACGCCGAACTGCGTGCTTCTGTGGTCGAACTCAAGAGCGAATTCAAGAACAATCCCGATGCCATCCGCGCCCGTCTGGTGCAAGAGGCCCAGAGCCGTCTGTACGCTATCCAGCAGCAGGCTACCTCCCAAGAAGACCTGATGCAGCGCTCCCAGGCCTACATCGCCTCTCTTCCCAAGTTCCTGGTGGACACCAACTTCAACAAGGCCGAATTCGACGCCTGGCTCGAGACTCCCCAGGCTTTCCAGTGGGGCGTGATGCTCCAGTTCGAAGAAGACCTGAAGAACGCCACCATTCCTTCCCGTCAACTGCAGGTGCTGGTCGGGGCTTCGGTGCACCCCACCTCTCTTGAATCCAAGTGGAACGTGGACCGCCGCATGACGGATTACGACATGGACGTGGCATACGTCAATGCAAACGACTTTGCCGTAGAAGAAGCCACTATCGACAGCGCTATGGTCAAGGGCTATTTCAACGCCCATGTAGATAGCTTCTTTGTAGAAAAGGACGAGGTCCTCTTTGACTACGTGAAGCTCCCGGTGGCCGCTACCGACGCCGATGACGAACGCATCCGCGAATACGCCATGACGCTTTACTACCAGCTTTCCGATACCTCTTCTACTGCCAACTTCGAAGACATGGCCCGCATTTCTTCCGAAGATCCGGGCAGCGCCGAAAACGGCGGCATGCTCTCCCAAGAAGCCGGTCACGGCGCCTTTGTCGAGGAATTCGAGAAGGCCGCCCTGGCTCTGGATTCCGGCGCTATTTCTGAACCGGTCAAGACCCGCTTCGGCTACCACATCATCAAGAGCTACGGCAAGACTACTGACTCTACCGGCGCAGTTTCCGCCAAGGTGGGCCATATCCTCTTGGTGGTGAACGCTTCTTCCGAAACTGTAGATAGCCTTGAAAACGTTCTCTCCGGAATCAAGACCGATATGGCCGCCGGCAAGTCCTTTGCCGATGCCGCCAAGGATCGTAACCTTACGGTGGAACGCTCCGAATGGGTTGGCCCCGGCGACAACATTGCCGCCCTCGGCTACCTGAAGGGACTGACTTCCTTTGCCTGGCCCAACGAAAACCTTTCTGAAGACGTGGGCGATGTCTCTCCGGTTCTCAAGAACAACCAGTGGGTTGTGGTGGCCACCAAGGCCAAGGAACTCAAGGCCGGCGAACGTGACGTGAGCGTTTACTATGACGCAATCAAGAAGAACCTGCTCAAGAAGAAGAGCGCTGCCGCTGCAGCCGCTTACCTGACCTCCATGGCCGACAAGGTGAAGGCCTGGGCTCCGGCTGATTCTGCCGCCGACTCTACGGCAGCCAATGCTCCTGCCGAAATCGAAAAGGTAAAGATTGAATCCAAGAGCGCTTCTGTGGAAGGATTTATTCCGGGCTTCGGCTATGCCAACCCGAATGTGGCCAAGGTGCTCAAGAACCAGAAAGAAGGCGAATGGGGCCCTGTGGTGGAAACCGACAACGGTGCCGTGATGATTAAGGTCAAGTCCAAGAAGGCTGTGGACCAGGCCGCTCTCGAAACCGCCATCAAGGACGACAAGGACAATGCCGCCCGCTTCACTTCTATGACGGCCTTCAGCCAGTATGTGGGTGACTTGGAAAAGGCAACGCCTGTGGTGAACAATCTGGACCTGTTCTACAAGGACTAG
- a CDS encoding beta-hydroxyacyl-ACP dehydratase, producing MLYEADTVHNILPQKAPFAFVDEILSLDVENMEIVGKWHLTGEEGFLKGHFPGNPVLPGVIQIESMAQAATLLTMIGREAETTGKRPAFMGVENCRFRAPVIPPAEIVLKAKLVMARHGIFKYSGELYTVDAEGKETLCTKADFSAAMV from the coding sequence ATCCTCTACGAGGCCGACACCGTCCACAATATCTTGCCGCAGAAGGCGCCCTTCGCCTTCGTTGACGAAATCCTCAGCCTCGACGTCGAGAACATGGAAATCGTAGGCAAGTGGCACCTGACCGGCGAAGAAGGATTTCTGAAGGGGCATTTCCCCGGAAACCCCGTGCTCCCCGGCGTCATCCAGATTGAATCTATGGCCCAGGCGGCAACGCTCTTGACCATGATCGGCCGCGAAGCGGAAACCACGGGCAAGCGTCCCGCCTTTATGGGCGTAGAAAACTGCCGATTCCGTGCACCGGTAATCCCCCCTGCCGAAATCGTTTTGAAGGCCAAGCTGGTCATGGCCCGCCACGGCATTTTCAAGTACAGCGGCGAGCTCTATACCGTTGATGCCGAAGGAAAGGAAACCCTCTGCACCAAGGCGGATTTCAGCGCCGCCATGGTCTAG
- the putP gene encoding sodium/proline symporter PutP: MVITVFILYLLMMLGIGFYFSKKANSLNAYYLGNRGMNKWVVAMSAQASDMSGWLLMGLPGAVFVSGFSEAWIGIGLVIGTYFNWKIVGKRLRKYSHFCGDSITLPDFFSNRFRDNKGIIRVIASIFILAFFLFYTVSGFVASAKLFGTIFGMNYTTGLILGAVVVVSYTFMGGFFAVCWTDFIQAMMMLVAVVAIPLIIMSGSGGFASTMDAVNAQNPYLMSLFTNATTGKSIGLIALISSLAWGLGYFGMPHILVRFMSIKNAEDIKFSRRVAMTWVTICLGAAIMIAILGRYYVEANGIKVDDPERIFMILCQALCHPAIAAILMAAILAAIMSTADSQLLVSASAFSNDLYKHLFRKNASNKEVMWVSRGVVVLITVIAVIVAMQGAPSADGVKHGKSFLDVVMSLVSFAWGGFGATFGPIMLLALFWKRTTLPAAIAGMLVGGITTFVWKFYLSSFPAEIFQIYELVPGFVLSFVTIVVVSLLTKAPSKEIQDEFDQVEHTRLSTLKL; encoded by the coding sequence ATGGTCATTACCGTTTTTATCCTGTACCTGTTGATGATGCTCGGCATCGGTTTTTACTTTTCCAAGAAGGCCAACAGCCTGAACGCCTACTACCTGGGCAACCGTGGAATGAACAAGTGGGTGGTGGCCATGTCCGCCCAGGCCTCCGACATGAGCGGCTGGCTCCTGATGGGGCTCCCCGGTGCCGTGTTCGTGAGCGGGTTCTCCGAAGCCTGGATCGGTATCGGCCTTGTCATCGGCACTTATTTCAACTGGAAAATCGTAGGCAAGCGCCTCCGCAAGTACAGCCACTTCTGCGGCGATTCCATCACTCTCCCCGACTTTTTCTCTAACCGCTTCCGCGACAACAAGGGCATCATCCGCGTGATTGCCTCCATATTCATTCTCGCCTTCTTCCTGTTCTATACGGTATCGGGATTTGTGGCCAGCGCTAAACTGTTCGGCACCATCTTCGGCATGAACTACACCACGGGCCTGATTCTTGGGGCTGTAGTCGTGGTGAGCTACACCTTCATGGGCGGCTTCTTTGCCGTGTGCTGGACCGACTTTATCCAGGCCATGATGATGCTTGTGGCCGTGGTCGCCATCCCCCTGATTATCATGAGCGGCTCTGGCGGATTTGCCTCCACCATGGACGCGGTGAACGCCCAGAACCCCTACCTGATGAGCCTGTTCACCAACGCCACCACCGGCAAGTCCATCGGCCTTATCGCCCTGATTTCTAGCCTCGCGTGGGGCCTCGGCTACTTCGGCATGCCGCACATCCTGGTGCGCTTCATGAGCATCAAGAACGCCGAAGACATCAAGTTCTCCCGCCGCGTCGCCATGACCTGGGTCACCATCTGTCTCGGTGCCGCCATCATGATTGCCATTCTCGGTCGCTACTACGTGGAAGCGAACGGCATCAAGGTGGACGACCCGGAACGCATCTTCATGATCCTCTGCCAGGCGCTCTGCCACCCGGCCATTGCCGCCATCTTGATGGCCGCCATCCTTGCCGCCATCATGAGTACCGCCGACTCCCAGCTGCTTGTTTCCGCTTCTGCCTTCAGTAACGACCTCTACAAGCACCTGTTCCGCAAGAATGCAAGCAACAAGGAAGTCATGTGGGTGAGCCGTGGCGTGGTGGTGCTTATCACCGTTATCGCCGTCATCGTGGCCATGCAGGGCGCTCCCAGTGCCGACGGAGTGAAGCACGGCAAGAGTTTCCTGGACGTGGTCATGAGCCTGGTGAGCTTCGCCTGGGGTGGATTTGGCGCCACCTTCGGCCCGATTATGCTCCTCGCCCTCTTCTGGAAACGTACCACCCTCCCCGCAGCCATCGCCGGCATGCTGGTGGGCGGCATCACCACCTTCGTGTGGAAGTTCTACCTTTCCAGCTTCCCTGCCGAAATCTTCCAGATTTACGAACTGGTGCCCGGCTTCGTCTTGAGCTTTGTGACCATCGTGGTGGTGAGCCTCTTGACCAAGGCCCCCAGCAAGGAAATTCAGGACGAGTTCGACCAGGTGGAACACACCCGCCTCAGCACACTGAAACTTTAA
- the sfsA gene encoding DNA/RNA nuclease SfsA → MPMKYGEIVQGEFLERPNRFIAHVKIDGKKTVVHVKNTGRCRELLQPGVKVFLEKSKNPERKTPYDLVTVEKVTPRGKILVNMDSQAPNKVAAEWICSSRERFPEITFLKPEYTFGNSRFDFYIEYRGAGKTRAQKARLHKMFLEVKGVTLEYDGSASFPDAPTERGVKHLRELARILGTRTSADDGTPYECGVLFLVQMKGCHRFGPDEKIHPEFAGALRDARDAGVEIFVVDCKVTPKTVSADKPVPLVL, encoded by the coding sequence ATGCCGATGAAATATGGTGAAATTGTCCAGGGCGAGTTCTTGGAGCGGCCGAACCGCTTTATCGCCCACGTGAAAATAGACGGCAAAAAGACGGTGGTCCACGTGAAGAACACGGGACGCTGTCGTGAACTGTTGCAGCCAGGCGTAAAAGTTTTTCTGGAAAAGTCGAAAAATCCGGAACGCAAGACGCCCTACGACCTGGTGACGGTGGAAAAGGTCACTCCCCGCGGGAAAATCCTGGTGAACATGGACAGTCAGGCTCCCAACAAGGTGGCCGCCGAATGGATTTGTTCCAGCCGGGAACGCTTTCCGGAGATTACCTTTCTAAAGCCGGAATACACCTTCGGGAATTCCCGCTTCGACTTTTACATCGAATATCGGGGAGCGGGGAAGACCAGGGCACAGAAAGCGCGGCTCCACAAGATGTTCCTGGAAGTGAAGGGTGTGACTTTGGAATACGACGGTTCTGCCTCTTTCCCAGACGCTCCGACGGAGCGGGGCGTCAAGCACCTGCGGGAACTTGCCCGCATTCTTGGGACCCGAACGTCTGCAGACGACGGAACACCTTACGAATGTGGCGTGCTGTTTCTGGTCCAGATGAAGGGCTGCCACCGCTTTGGACCCGACGAAAAAATCCATCCGGAGTTCGCGGGAGCCCTGCGGGATGCCCGAGACGCAGGTGTGGAAATTTTTGTAGTGGACTGCAAGGTGACTCCGAAGACGGTTAGCGCCGACAAGCCCGTGCCGCTAGTGCTTTAA
- the nudC gene encoding NAD(+) diphosphatase, producing the protein MIHEILPHKLYNEFKICGPKSTDFVIRYDGAKTLLKKGTAYTIPRVGELLELEGKSLENFEGHYLFSIDETAFFLDDSVTCGDAPEGYEYMVSRTFRNMSPVERLGGATAAHLAHWESLNRFCGRCGSEMARGEKERSMVCPKCGNVVYPRISPVVIVAVHNGDKLLMAHNIDNPNPRLFLISGFVEIGESLEQAVHREVLEEAGLRVKNVRYFGSQPWPFSDSLIAGFTAELDGDDTIHMQEAELSEAMWVRREDIPEYETDVSISCCLIENFRRGFTIKES; encoded by the coding sequence ATGATCCACGAAATACTCCCCCACAAGCTCTACAACGAATTCAAAATCTGTGGACCGAAATCTACGGATTTTGTTATCCGGTATGACGGAGCAAAAACCTTATTGAAGAAGGGTACCGCCTACACCATTCCCCGCGTAGGCGAACTACTAGAACTTGAAGGCAAGAGCCTCGAAAATTTTGAAGGTCATTACCTTTTCAGTATCGACGAGACGGCGTTTTTTTTGGATGATAGTGTTACCTGCGGTGACGCTCCCGAGGGTTACGAATACATGGTCAGCCGGACCTTCCGCAATATGAGTCCCGTAGAACGCCTGGGTGGAGCCACCGCCGCCCACCTCGCCCACTGGGAATCCCTGAATAGGTTCTGCGGCCGCTGCGGAAGTGAAATGGCCCGTGGCGAAAAAGAACGTTCCATGGTTTGCCCCAAATGCGGGAACGTCGTGTACCCGCGAATCTCGCCGGTGGTGATTGTGGCCGTGCACAACGGTGACAAGCTCCTGATGGCCCACAACATCGACAACCCGAACCCAAGACTCTTCTTGATTTCGGGATTCGTGGAAATCGGTGAGAGCCTGGAACAGGCGGTACACCGGGAGGTTCTAGAAGAGGCGGGCCTTCGTGTGAAAAACGTCCGCTATTTCGGGAGCCAGCCGTGGCCTTTCAGCGACTCGCTTATCGCAGGGTTCACCGCCGAACTGGATGGCGACGACACCATCCACATGCAAGAGGCGGAGCTTTCCGAAGCCATGTGGGTCCGGCGCGAAGACATTCCCGAATACGAGACCGACGTAAGCATCAGTTGCTGCCTCATCGAGAATTTCAGGCGTGGATTTACGATAAAAGAAAGCTAG
- a CDS encoding type II secretion system protein has translation MKKGFTLIEIMVVIVIMGVLAAVGVPKLFAMIAKAKASEAPTAAGVYIHLQEAYQADKTVIGSWKNIGYEAPGTNGVSSYFKYKSCADEDIVYDGNQSAAIGWIATSLSGLNDCALGSSWAVTVSILAERSLVYATNVNSDECTKLTHNWTVANIGDECEGNSGNTQQASNDPEPQQQQQPEQQPDEQTQSSPSQDVDCQALKDAHNAEHGNKNGWVDYPRCGTKVPPGVAKDLPGCSGNGNKLQCE, from the coding sequence ATGAAAAAAGGCTTCACCCTCATCGAAATAATGGTGGTCATCGTCATCATGGGCGTGTTGGCGGCCGTTGGCGTACCAAAACTTTTCGCGATGATCGCCAAGGCAAAGGCTAGCGAAGCACCAACGGCAGCCGGAGTTTACATACATTTGCAAGAAGCGTACCAAGCCGACAAAACTGTCATTGGAAGTTGGAAGAACATTGGTTACGAAGCTCCTGGAACAAACGGTGTTTCGTCCTACTTTAAATACAAAAGCTGCGCAGACGAGGACATTGTATACGATGGAAATCAAAGTGCTGCTATTGGTTGGATTGCTACTAGCTTAAGTGGCCTCAATGACTGCGCGTTGGGCAGTTCATGGGCCGTTACCGTATCTATCTTGGCCGAACGGAGTCTTGTCTACGCTACAAACGTCAATTCCGACGAATGTACCAAACTGACTCACAACTGGACTGTCGCAAATATTGGAGACGAATGCGAAGGAAATTCAGGCAATACCCAACAGGCGAGCAACGACCCTGAGCCACAGCAGCAACAGCAACCAGAACAGCAACCAGATGAACAGACACAATCTTCACCTTCGCAAGACGTCGACTGCCAAGCCCTAAAAGATGCACACAATGCTGAGCATGGAAATAAAAATGGATGGGTCGATTACCCACGTTGCGGAACGAAAGTTCCACCCGGAGTAGCAAAGGACTTGCCCGGATGCTCTGGGAATGGCAACAAACTCCAGTGCGAATAG
- a CDS encoding TonB-dependent receptor: MRTTSFCKAAYAAALWCCAATGFAVAHVPDAAPVQDLGVSEVSGDDGYKPTTSANYTEITSDAWEGKALSAADLLSTLPGIQSYKQGGLGSFQTVSIRGIAARNILICVDGVPLNDASGGAVNLGSIDLNQKEKVEVYKNNVPAKFGVSGVGGAINFVTKNAVKKGGRVLAAYGNHNTWEGSFQVATPVTDSIMFASSFATRHSDNDYEYTNRNGTQYNDEDDYTATRENAKFTDVSGNVQFRMLHGNGYFSTLSATASRAESGNPGKEQNQTKVAKFVGESALIRYGLESVGYLDDKLFLYGALSARFDKNMSSSFYPLDHIGFGNNVFMDYGTATYKLVPELWTEFTPLEHLTGTARVAYEWERAEARGNSKDWALDRKTFVGSGDLYYQFFRYAGLGGEGSVQALKDRLDKGAFVLPTGTHTLDKAADRDATFAGRIYSRFGASASPFMGEVSIGRFYQQPALMELYGTFPGAVSNPELKREKATKFEATGTYRFPGNRTAFQATYFESHVEDGIYWLMSVELLRPENVARSLVRGVEMELNSSPAKFLDVVLRATIQKTRDRSHSNTYNGNKLPGEPDRSYYAEATLHLPFRFDFVWASDWRSVMYSDRANRTEQPAVATHRASLSYNPFDNTRLTFSVNNITDEKYRNFYTPFPMPGREYKFTIIQGF; the protein is encoded by the coding sequence ATGCGAACGACATCTTTCTGCAAGGCCGCATACGCTGCGGCTCTTTGGTGCTGTGCTGCCACGGGTTTTGCCGTGGCTCACGTGCCTGATGCAGCCCCGGTCCAGGACCTCGGGGTGTCCGAGGTGTCCGGTGACGACGGGTACAAGCCTACAACAAGTGCCAATTATACAGAAATTACCTCCGATGCTTGGGAGGGCAAGGCTCTGTCGGCGGCAGACCTTCTCTCGACGCTGCCCGGAATTCAGTCCTACAAGCAGGGCGGGTTAGGCAGTTTCCAGACGGTTTCTATCCGCGGGATTGCGGCCCGAAATATTCTGATTTGCGTAGATGGCGTTCCGCTGAACGATGCCAGCGGCGGGGCGGTGAACCTGGGTTCCATCGACCTGAACCAGAAGGAAAAGGTGGAGGTTTACAAGAACAACGTTCCTGCAAAATTTGGCGTGTCCGGTGTCGGCGGGGCCATCAACTTTGTGACCAAGAACGCCGTCAAGAAAGGCGGCCGGGTCCTTGCCGCCTACGGTAACCACAACACCTGGGAGGGTTCGTTCCAGGTGGCGACTCCCGTGACCGACAGCATCATGTTCGCCTCTTCTTTTGCCACGAGGCATTCCGACAACGACTACGAATATACCAACCGGAACGGTACCCAGTACAACGACGAGGACGACTACACCGCCACCCGCGAAAACGCCAAGTTTACCGATGTCTCGGGGAATGTCCAGTTCCGTATGCTTCACGGGAACGGGTATTTTTCCACCTTGTCGGCGACGGCCTCCAGGGCCGAAAGCGGTAACCCCGGCAAGGAACAGAACCAAACCAAGGTAGCGAAGTTTGTGGGGGAGTCTGCGCTAATCCGCTACGGGCTTGAATCGGTAGGCTACCTTGATGACAAGTTGTTCTTGTATGGCGCTCTTTCGGCACGGTTCGACAAGAACATGTCCAGTTCCTTCTACCCCCTGGACCACATCGGCTTTGGGAACAATGTCTTTATGGATTACGGAACGGCCACCTACAAGCTGGTTCCCGAGCTGTGGACCGAGTTTACTCCTTTGGAACATTTGACCGGAACGGCCCGCGTGGCCTACGAATGGGAACGCGCCGAAGCCCGAGGGAATTCCAAGGACTGGGCGCTGGACCGTAAGACCTTCGTTGGTTCCGGAGATTTGTATTACCAGTTTTTCAGGTACGCAGGTCTCGGCGGTGAAGGTTCCGTGCAGGCGTTGAAGGACCGCCTGGACAAGGGAGCCTTCGTGTTGCCGACGGGGACCCATACCCTGGATAAGGCGGCAGATCGGGACGCTACATTTGCGGGCCGAATTTATTCAAGGTTCGGTGCCAGCGCTTCTCCATTCATGGGGGAGGTTTCCATAGGCCGTTTTTACCAGCAGCCCGCCCTGATGGAGCTTTACGGCACATTCCCCGGCGCGGTTTCCAATCCGGAATTGAAACGGGAAAAGGCAACCAAGTTCGAGGCAACGGGCACATACAGGTTTCCGGGGAACCGCACGGCTTTTCAGGCCACCTATTTTGAGTCCCATGTGGAAGACGGAATCTATTGGCTGATGTCGGTAGAGCTGCTGCGTCCTGAAAATGTAGCCCGTTCCCTTGTCCGAGGAGTGGAGATGGAACTGAACAGCAGCCCTGCGAAATTTTTGGATGTGGTGCTTCGGGCGACTATCCAAAAGACAAGGGACCGTTCCCATTCCAACACCTATAACGGTAACAAGCTCCCCGGTGAGCCGGATCGCAGCTATTATGCAGAAGCGACCCTTCATTTGCCATTCCGTTTCGACTTTGTTTGGGCTTCGGACTGGCGAAGCGTTATGTATAGCGACCGAGCCAACAGAACGGAACAGCCGGCCGTGGCGACCCACCGTGCCTCCCTTTCGTACAATCCCTTTGATAATACCCGTTTGACTTTTAGCGTGAATAACATTACCGACGAAAAGTACCGAAATTTCTATACGCCTTTTCCCATGCCAGGAAGAGAATACAAGTTCACAATCATACAGGGGTTCTAG
- a CDS encoding inositol monophosphatase — translation MEDLKKYLDLAERLGREAGELCLRLQGELGDVKYKSVKDVVTVADVGSEKLIVEGIRKAFPSHSIRTEEMGVVEGSDPDFRWIIDPVDGTVNFSRGIPLWGISIALHYKGKPLVAVINLPKLGEFFTATLGGGTFMNGKRVCVSKESNPLHAIVSNGDFNVGVATEINARNSKNFAREAEAFERVKCLGSAVVESCFVACGRIDGFVMTMSYPWDIAAGALMVTEAGGMATHIDGTPMQFVDGEQVLFSNGLIHETLVKTVS, via the coding sequence ATGGAAGACCTGAAAAAATACCTGGATTTGGCGGAACGCCTGGGCCGCGAGGCGGGGGAGCTTTGCCTTCGCCTGCAGGGCGAACTGGGCGATGTGAAGTACAAGTCTGTTAAAGATGTAGTGACCGTTGCCGACGTGGGCAGCGAGAAGCTCATTGTGGAAGGAATCCGCAAGGCGTTTCCGAGCCATTCTATCAGAACTGAAGAAATGGGCGTGGTAGAAGGCTCCGACCCGGATTTCCGCTGGATTATCGACCCGGTGGATGGCACGGTGAACTTTAGCCGGGGCATTCCCCTTTGGGGAATTTCCATTGCGCTCCATTATAAGGGTAAGCCCCTGGTGGCGGTGATAAACCTGCCTAAGCTTGGGGAGTTCTTTACGGCGACCCTCGGGGGCGGCACCTTCATGAACGGCAAGCGGGTCTGCGTGAGCAAGGAATCCAACCCGCTCCATGCCATCGTGAGCAACGGGGATTTTAACGTGGGCGTGGCGACAGAAATCAACGCCCGCAATTCCAAAAATTTTGCCCGGGAGGCCGAGGCCTTCGAGCGGGTCAAGTGCCTGGGTTCTGCGGTGGTGGAATCCTGCTTTGTGGCCTGCGGCCGCATAGACGGATTCGTGATGACCATGAGTTACCCCTGGGATATTGCCGCCGGAGCCCTGATGGTTACGGAAGCGGGTGGCATGGCCACTCATATCGACGGCACACCCATGCAGTTCGTGGACGGCGAACAGGTGCTTTTCAGCAACGGCCTGATTCACGAAACCTTGGTAAAGACGGTCTCGTAG
- a CDS encoding HAD family phosphatase yields MKILFTDLDGTLLDDNKDISAEDLSAIRKMIEAGHKFVMTTGRPLTSVKKLAEKYGFMEAGFYLVSFNGGLIYDCGAKKPILTRRISVDDVKFIMDAAFSSGMHAHTYAGDLVVSEHETEQLKTYCRLMQMDYVVVDDIREYFAGKTGCDAAPTAPINVVVKPPIKVNIITPFGHSSLESFRAEMRKTTAGKLFDVFSKPEMLEFSHLQSNKGDAVRFMAEFYGVPMGDTIAVGDEENDCPMIEAAGIGVAMANASQVVKDAADYVTERDNNHSGIAEVIEKFVK; encoded by the coding sequence ATGAAAATCCTGTTTACCGATCTGGACGGAACCCTGCTGGACGACAACAAGGATATTTCCGCAGAAGATTTGTCCGCCATCCGCAAGATGATTGAGGCCGGCCACAAGTTCGTGATGACCACGGGGCGGCCCTTGACCAGCGTCAAGAAACTGGCCGAAAAGTACGGCTTTATGGAGGCCGGATTTTACCTGGTGAGTTTCAATGGCGGGCTCATTTACGACTGCGGGGCAAAAAAGCCCATACTGACCCGGCGAATTTCCGTTGACGACGTGAAGTTCATTATGGATGCGGCCTTTAGCTCGGGAATGCACGCTCATACCTACGCCGGAGACCTGGTGGTTTCGGAACACGAGACGGAACAGCTCAAGACCTACTGCCGCCTGATGCAGATGGACTACGTGGTTGTAGATGATATCCGGGAGTATTTTGCTGGAAAAACCGGATGCGATGCGGCTCCGACGGCACCCATAAATGTGGTGGTGAAGCCCCCTATCAAGGTGAACATCATTACGCCCTTCGGTCATTCCAGCCTGGAAAGTTTCCGTGCCGAAATGCGCAAGACCACGGCGGGAAAACTGTTTGACGTGTTCAGCAAGCCCGAAATGCTGGAATTTTCGCACCTGCAGAGCAACAAGGGCGACGCGGTGCGCTTTATGGCGGAATTTTACGGAGTCCCGATGGGGGATACCATTGCCGTAGGCGACGAAGAAAACGATTGCCCCATGATTGAGGCGGCAGGCATTGGCGTTGCTATGGCGAATGCCTCGCAAGTGGTCAAGGATGCCGCCGATTATGTGACAGAACGGGATAACAACCACTCGGGAATCGCCGAAGTCATCGAAAAGTTTGTAAAGTAG